In the genome of Xanthomonas translucens pv. cerealis, one region contains:
- a CDS encoding arsenate reductase, which yields MTTLYGLKNCDTCKKATKWLDRFGVAYAFVDYREHKPSPETLVEWAGKAGGFDTLVNKSSTTWRQLPDNKKTPGSEAEWKLLLREYPQLIRRPVLMTDDGQLSQGFSDNGFKQRFGVG from the coding sequence ATGACCACGCTGTACGGATTGAAGAACTGCGATACCTGCAAGAAGGCGACGAAGTGGCTGGACCGCTTCGGCGTGGCCTATGCGTTCGTCGATTACCGCGAACACAAGCCGAGCCCGGAGACCCTGGTCGAATGGGCCGGCAAGGCCGGCGGTTTCGATACGCTGGTCAACAAGTCCTCGACCACCTGGCGGCAGTTGCCCGACAACAAGAAGACGCCCGGCTCCGAGGCCGAATGGAAACTGTTGCTGCGCGAATACCCGCAACTGATCCGGCGGCCGGTGCTCATGACCGACGACGGCCAGCTCAGCCAGGGTTTCTCGGACAACGGCTTCAAGCAGCGCTTCGGCGTGGGCTGA